ATGGGGGCTTTCagcttcataagtgctgtggggctgagggaggggagtatgacaggagcaaatccaagtgcaagggtgacacagaagggagtgggagagaggaaatgaggacttagttggggaagacctcttggagaagatgtgctgaaAGCAAATGTGTCTTCCATATGTGCCTCAAAAACAATTAAGCCTGCTTTCAAAAGAATTTCCCACTGGAATGGACTGCATCTTGAATGGCTGGTACTCTAATGAGATTTCAGTCCTGCTCAGCCAGTAATGCGGTCCATTTGAATTGATTTACATTTTGAAAAGAGAACTTGgttgaaacctttttttttttcagtcccgGCCCTCTCAACTGGACAGTCCTCTGAAAATAGGCGGTGTTTTCTTGACTAAAAGAAGGGTTTGGAAATGTAAACCAGCTTTTCTGGCATTTTCAAGAGCCTATTTTAAAGTAGAGaaattatttggagaagcagagttTCCTAACTTAAGGATGTTCTAAAAATAGCAAACGAGTCCATTTTAAGAGTGGGCATGCTTTCTGGCAGGCTTGAATCTATTTCTGGTTATGTGGGTATCTTGAGCAAATTGCCaagcctctccctacctccactTTTCCACTTTTAGAGATGTGACTAAGCAGGCTCAGGTGAAAAGAACTGGCGTGAAAGGCCAGGTCTGCAGCACCCAGAATGGATTATTTGGATAATCAGGGTGGTCCGGGCATAAAACCCAATTTTCCCTCAATAATTCTGGTCATTCAGACAATATCTGCCACCTTCTACCTCTGTCGTACCCTCCCGAGCACGTAGCTCAGCCCACAGAAGTCATTTAATAGATACTACTTACTGCTAGAACAGCCCGTGTTTGAGGAGCATTTCATAGAAGTgaaagacaaggtccctgcccttggagagctttcagtaataataataataattatgaatgattgtggtacttgttaaacacttactatatggcaagcactgggataattacaagttaatcaggtcggtcacagtccctgtccttcattgggctcacactcttaattcccattttacagatgaggtaactaaggcccagagaataatagtaataatgatagcatttattaagcgcttactatgtgtaaagcactgttctaagcactggggaggttacaaggtgatcaggttgtcccacggggggctcacagtcttaatccccgttttacagatgaggtaactgaggcccagagaagagaaatgatttgccctaggtcacacagcagacatgtgggggagccaggattaggacccaagtccttctcactcccaggcccgtgctctatccactaagccacactgcttctcatgtggtagTAACTtgtactactccagcgcttagaacagtgtttgacacatagtgctgcTTCTTGGGCTGCTTTCAGTCTTTGCGGACTGCCATCCGGACACGTTACGCGGAGAATAGTGAGTGACAGGGTCAGCTTCAGTTGAGCGTCGATTTCTGTGTATGGtaacttcaaataataataataacaattattattatggtatttattaagcgcttactaagtgctggggtggatacaagcaaatcgggttggacacaggccctgtcccacgtagggctcaaagtctcaatccccattttacagatgaggtagctgaggcacagagaagtgaagtaacttgcccagaatcagacagcaggcaagtggctgagccaggattagaacccctgaccttctgagagaagcagtatggctcagtggaaagagcacaggctttggagtcagaggtcatgagttcaaattccggctccaccaactgtcagctgtgtgactttgggcaagtcacttcacttctctgtgcctcagttccctcatttgtaaaatggggattaagactgtgagccccccgtgggacaatctaatcaccttgtaacctctccagcacttagaacagtgctttgcacatagtaagcacttaataaatgccattattattattattattattctgcttcccaggctcatgctctatcccctacaccatgctgcttctccagggggtCACATTTTCCACCTGGTCCATCTGGGCCCAAAGAGGAATGGTTTACCAACCTCACGGTCAATGTCATTTAGTACCTATGCCCCAGGACACGGCTCAGCTCATtgcgggcaaagaatgtgtctgtttatccttacattgtgctctcccaagaccttagtacagcgcttagaacagtgctttgcacgtagtaagtgcttaataaatgctatcattattattgttattactctgcacacagtaatcactcaagaaatacaattgaatgaacaaatgaagggaAATTCTGACCGTGGGGGGAGGGTGACTGTTGAGGTTTGGCCAAtctaatgataaataataatgatatttgttaagcgcttattatggacaTGAGACTAGATGGGGAGGTCTGGGTATCCTCCTTTAGAGGGGCACCATCCTGGCCATAGATtagcttaccccagtgcttagaacactgcccggcacagagtaagcgcttaacaaatactgtaagaaaAAAAAGCATCCCATAGATCGGAAGGTGAGATGATGATCATAAAGGTGGTGCTCGTGAATCGCTTACCGCATGATGAGCCCCGTAGTAAACTCTGGTCTAGGAATGGTCCAATCACAGGCCGAGAGAGCGAGGGAGGGGAGATGCAAGTGTGGCGATCGTCCCAGGGGTGCCTGTTGTCTCCATAATCCTGGCTCGGGTGGCCTCCGACGGGCCTCCGAaggccccctgcctttcccacctcAGTCCCCATCTCTGGCAGGGATATGCGGGCGACTTCCAAGGGTCCGGCCGCAAGTGAGGCGGGCGTGGGCGAATGGGAGCGGTCCCGGGGAGGCCTGGCCGAAGCGTCTGAGGGCCCTTCCGGCGTCCTCTGCCCTCTCATCACCCCTCCCGGGCTGCCGAGCCACCTCAACTCACCCACGAGGTGTGAGGACCCAGGCCGTTGGGGTTTCTCAGAAGAGGTCGCCACGGTGGGGGATCCTCCGGAGTTAACGCttcttctctatttctctctatGCAGTATGTGGCTTTTGCCTCCCTCTTCTTCATTCTGGTCTCCATCACCACCTTCTGCCTGGAGACCCACGAGCGCTTTAACCCTATTGTGAacaaaacggagattgagatcATTAGAAACGGGACCCAGGTGCGCCACTACcgggaagcagagacagaggccttcctgacttaTATCGAAGGGGTCTGCGTGGTCTGGTTTACGTTCGAGTTCCTGATGCGCATCGTTTTCTGCCCCAACAAGGTGGAGTTTATCAAGAACTCTCTGAACATCATCGACTTTGTGGCCATTCTGCCTTTCTACCTGGAGGTGGGACTCAGTGGCCTGTCTTCCAAAGCCGCTAAAGACGTCCTGGGCTTCCTGAGAGTCGTCCGGTTCGTGCGAATCCTGCGCATTTTCAAGCTGACCCGCCATTTTGTAGGCTTGCGGGTCCTGGGACATACCCTCCGGGCCAGCACGAATGAATTCTTGCTGCTCATCATTTTCTTGGCCCTGGGGGTCTTAATCTTCGCCACAATGATCTACTATGCCGAGAGGATAGGTGCTAAACCCAATGACCCCAGTGCCAGCGAACACACTCACTTTAAAAACATCCCCATCGGCTTCTGGTGGGCCGTGGTCACCATGACCACCCTGGGCTACGGAGACATGTACCCTCAGACGTGGTCGGGGATGCTGGTGGGGGCCCTCTGTGCTCTGGCCGGGGTGCTGACCATCGCCATGCCTGTCCCCGTCATTGTGAACAATTTCGGGATGTATTACTCCTTAGCCATGGCTAAGCAGAAGCtaccaaagaaaaaaaagaagcacaTCCCAAGACCTCCGCAGCTGGGATCCCCCAATTACTGTAAATCGGTCCTAAACTCTCCGCACCACAGTACTCAGAGTGACACATGCCCGCTCGCCCAGGAAGAGATTTTAGAAATGAACAGAGCAGGTAGGAAACCTCTTAGAGGAATGTCCATCTGACCCTTGACCTCCACCCCTAGGAGCGATTCCGGATGCGGTCCGACTGCTTTCTCAGGGCAGTGGGTGGCACAATGATCCATTcgagacccctccccacccccccgcccctccaccgcTACACACGGCCCGCCACGTGTGAAGCCTGGCTCGCAAGGGGCCATTGCAGCAGGGCAGGCTAGCAGCCAAAATTGAGGACGAGAGCCCGCTCTAGGAGCCCTCGTTTTATGCCCCAGCTAAGGGGAGGGCGCACCTCGAAAGGTTCGGAAGAGAAATGACACCTAGCCGGGGCGGGGCGGTCGGGGGTTGGGGGGCCCCGACTCGGAGCCGCTGCAGCCGGGCGGTTGCTGCCCGGTGGACTGTTGCCGCATCCCGGAGGGCTCCGGGAGGAGGTGGCTTGCTGGCCGGGGTGGAACCCGGGGAGCCTCTGTGACCCAGGTTATTGACAAAATGGGGTCGGCCCCCAGAACGTCCGGGGCTTGTTTGgtgtttttcatttccttttgccGTTGTTCTCCGGGCGCTTCCGGCCGGGGCTCCCAGCAGTTTCAATGGGCAGGAACCGGGTGTGCGCTCAGAGGATGGTTGTGGGGGGTGGACCCCCAGTCTCCCACGTTGGCCGCCCGGCCACCCGCATCGTGCAGGCGAGCCTCGGCCCGTAGAATTAGCGCTCCGATTCCCGAAGCCACAGCACAAACTACACACTAGGAGATCATTCTAGATATAAGGCGTTTGACTCCAGAGCATGCAAGCCAAACCattctatactactactactactactactactactactactactactactactactccactAGAGTTTAACGTTTATAGTGATGAGCATTTCTAGACTACAGTAGCTTAAGTGTATCTGCTTCTTCGAGAGGGCTGAGTTGATGGTCTAGAGTCCTTATGACCTGCGCGTAGTTAAGGCGGACCGGGGAGAAGaccaaatggggcccacagtcgcGGGTAGAtggttccccttcccccacccctccgtcCCCCAACCCCGAACCCCGAACGGCTCCGAAGGCCGACCTCGCGCCCGGTGACGCTCACATCAGCTATTGGGTGCAAAGCCCGACCCTGGGGAAAATCGATTTCCTGCGAATTCTGTTTGTGGGGGCATGAATACTAGTCACCGTGGAATATATTCTCATATCCCATGGCTAGTGGTTAGTTATGGGACTATCTCAGTTTTATGAGATTCCACAAATAGCACATAAAGTTACGGGGCTCTGATCCGAAGATGGAAACCCCATAATCTACCTCTACCCATGGAACGCTATCCATTCATTCTATGGAAATAGTCATTTCCAAGCCAAGAACCACGCTGAAGCTGATCGATGATGAGAATGGGGAAGGATGAGGGGGCCGCCATTGGTTTGAGCAGGTGGACTCCGGCTGCAGGGAAGTGGCTCGGTGTGCGGTTTCTCTTAGGAAAAATCCCCCAACaaactcccccttcccacccccccccacctccagccctggcCCCATGTCCTTCCCACTGTATCAGCATGTCACCGGGCGTGGGGGGCGGCTAGCGTTTAGATGGGGGAGATCCTTCAGAATGAGTCGCTTCCGCCTCTGACAGCCATGTGTgtccatcctctttcctcccGACGCTTTCTCCTCTCAGCTGGAGGTCCGCTCGCTCGTTCGCTCCATTCCACAGTCATGCATGTCGCTGCCTCGGAAAGATGCCCCGGGGTTGGGAAGGATCCCTTCCTTTTCCTGTCTGGAACCAAGATCAGGGGCCAGGGCCCGAAGCCAGGGCCCGGGGCCGGTTGGGTGGAGGTATCTAGGAAGTCACAGTTGTTCCGGAAGCGGTGGTTTTAAATCCCCATCTCAGCTTAAGGTCCTCGGGTGGCTGCAGATTCAGCTCCCccaggggagtgggaagagggggttGCTCCCTGagtaagggaagggaagggcctgTTCCTCTCGGAACCCTGTCTGTACCGAGGACTGAAGTGGGTGAGAAGAGAACGGGGAAAGCAATCCTTTCCCAGTTGGGCCAGAGaccagaggaggagccctcagaTGGAACCCAGTGCCTCGAGTCTCCTTCCGCTCCAGAAAGGGAAGACTACTAAACCTCCAACCTCATCAGCAGTCCTAGAGAATCGCTTTTACAGTTCCACAATAAGCGATTTGAAACCTCTCGTTTCGATTCATGACCGGCCTCAAACTGTAATTGCTGGTAGTGTAGCAGCCTCCCGGCCAGGGGGTTATACAGACAGCCCAAAGAAGCCCTTTGGGGAAAGCTGGAAGGCTGAGGCTGGGACCAGAAGGAAAGGAACCCCAGTGCCCTGGGGCCCCACAGGGGTCACTTAGCTATGTGCCACCTGAGGCTGAGATGGCAACTTAGCTGGGCAGGTGAGGCCGCAGGCTCCCCAGCCCTGTCACCGTCAGACTGGACATTGCTGCTCTCTCTGACCACCAGCCCTTTAGGAGGTGTCTCTCCTTGCTTTTTCAGCCTTCAAGCCACAGCGTTAATTCTGGCACTAGCTACGTGAGAGCCCTCACTGAGTGTTCACCTCGTTCATCACTCTTTTAGTTATTCCGAGTGAATGTCCCAAATGACCTGTCAATGGTCATTGGCTGAGGGGGCACAGAGGGTCTAGGAAATGGGGAGCCTGGGGCCGGCTGGGTTTTGCCAAGGCCTGGGTTTCCTTCCCCCACAACCTGTTactggtcacacagctggaacagaggggctgagggtcAGCAGCAGCtgccagggtgtgtgtgtgtgtgtgtgtgtgtgtgtgtgtgtgtgtgtgtgtgtgtgtgtgtgtgtgtgtgtgtgtgtgtgtgtgtgtgtcgtggGAAGTTCCCCACTGAGGCAGTGTCTCTGACTTGGAAAGTCCCCAAGGTTCTGGACTGTGTACAGGCCCTGctcaggctgggagccccctTCAGCCTCCCCTTACTGCCCCTTGCCAATGAAGGTTTCAGTAGCAGCCCCTCAGGTGGCTTCAGCTGGAGGTGGGGAGCCCATGAAGAGCGAGGATTTGTGGTGCTGTCATCAAACCTCCCTGGTTGGGATCTGTCGACCTCGAGAAAACATCGGTCCCTCTGTGCACCAGGGCCGGGGGCTGCATCAGGTTATTGGAAGCGATATTTGCTATCGGCATTGCTATCGGCGAGCACATAGAGACCCAGACCCTGTTCCCGACTTCACCATGGTGGCTTTGCGCATCCACCCAAGCAAACACCCCCGTGACCGGGGCCTAGTCACTCCCCGCTTCCTGAGACACATAAGATTCTGAGCCCACCCCGGATGGACGAGGCCACTCTGAGCCCAAGTGCGAGCTGGCCGAAGAGGTCCTGGCCCAGCTTTGGGGGAGGCCACAGAATCAGCCATCCCATGGGCTGGACCAGAACAGGGGCCGGCCTCTAAGCCAGAGACTGAGGGGGAAGAAGGCCATTCTTCCCCCAACAGGGCCTTCCCCCTCAAGGAGGCCAGATGGCAGAGGCACCACCTGCCTTTGTGGAACACCCTGGGGTGCCACCCCTCAGCtttactgcttctcatctgcttgGTGCTTCCCTCTATTTTCTGAcatgggagagggagatttgggaaggtgagagagggacagaggcagCGACAGCGAGAGACCTAAGGGCCACTGCAGGCCTTCTGTGGAAATAAAGGAGGAGAGGGCGATCCTGGAGCCCAGCCGCAACTAAGGATTGGGGGAGAGAGGACCctcaggaggggagatggggtctgACTCTGAccgcttcttcccttccccaaaccccAGCCCCAGTGGCACCAGGAAGCTGCTGAATCTGTAGCTCTCTAGCACCTTCAGCGTTGCAGtgcctggggaggaagggaaggaagggattaATTAATAGAGGAAGGACAACCcggaggagaagagaggtggaAGTTGAAAACGGGCCAAAGCGGGAGGGTCAGACTGGAGGCTAAGTGGGAGCTCTGACGCTGGGATGCGCAGAAGGGGTCGGCATCCATCGCTctgcccctccaacctcacccccCACCCAGTCTCCCTGGGGGCCTCCTGCTGTTGGGCacagcaaggaaggaaggaagttagAAAAGCAACAGCTTAGCAGAAGCACAAGCAGCGTTCTCTTCAAAAACACCAGCAGCCTTGCATTAAGACAAGCACAGACTTTTCTGACCCAGATGTTTTCAGAAGAGGGAAACTCTTTCCCCCAAGGTGTGTTGACATTGctgagaaaaggtattttatagATCTGGTTGAAAAGGAGAAGTGTGGCCAAGTATGTGTTCACGGTATTGCAGTCAAGGGAAGTTCTCCCATTAGTATTTTTCAAGGCCATGTCAGGCGTTGAGGGGGCCGCTTTTTTGCCTTCATTTTGAAAAGTGCCAAACACAGCTGCACTCCCCCTTCCATTTgttctccccctcagccccctctgggTCATGTTCCCCTAGAGACTGGACACCAGGGCAGCAGTCCAGGCTCAGCTACCTGAATTCACCCAATGGGGAAGAATCCTAGACTGTTAGCAGACAAAATACCCATCTTTCAAACCTCCAAATCGATCCTCCCACCCTGGAGTCCCACTGAGTTTCAGAACACCCTCATCTGCAGGCAACCACGCAGTGAATGAGAAAGCCCGTGAGAGTGGAGCAATTTGTGGGGGCTGTGGATGGGGGTGTCAGTGCCCAGGGTGAACGCCAACCCCCACGGGCCCCCACCCTGGTCCCGTGAGCAGAATAGAAGGGCAGGAGAGCTGGAAAACATGGGTAGCCTTGGCCTTTTTCTGGTGGCATTGGCCCTCAAGCCCTAGGGCAGATTTTTGGGTCCCCACCCTCTCCATTGAGTATCCATGGGCGCACAAGTTCCCCGGGCAGAACCACAATGGGCAAGCCCCCGCTCTGGGTAGTGTGCTGGTGATCTCAGAAAGGGGGAATGAGTGACCACAGTGTACCCGTTTCTAGCCACAAAACTAGCCTCAGCTGTTAGATAACGTTCTAACCCCAATTGGCGCTCTTGGCAATGGGTGCATCAAGGGGTCAAGGATACTCCCATCGGCCTCCAAGCTGCCCCATGGATGCTTCTCTGGAGCATCAGCGctttacagtgcccggcacttagtacggtgtctggcccgtagtaagcgcttaacaaagtccatcattatcatttggcCATTTCCACCTAGTTGTCGGTGAGAACACGGGGAGTTTGTCTTAGCTCCAGGAGACCTGTGGCCCTCAGTAAtaagagtcataataataatggtatatgttaagtgcttactatgcatcaagcactgttctaagcactggggtagctacaacctcctcaggttggacacagtccccatcccacatggggctcgcaatcttaatccccattttacagatgaggtaactgaggcccagagaggttaagtgacttgggcaagtcacttggccaagacaagtggcagagctgagattagaacacacgaccttctgactcccaggcagagctctatctactacgctaAGCTGCTACAGCGGGGGTGTGGTGGGATCTCCAGCACGGCAAGTCGGAGGTCTATAGAGCTGCCTGGCTCTCCTTGGAGAGGGACTCTGGCCGATTTCTTTTTTATCAATGGtatctgataagcacttactgtgcgccagccactgttttaagcagtggggtagagacaagctaatcaggttggacacagtccaattcccacacggggctcacagtcttaatcctcattttacagatgagggaactgaggcccagagaagcgacgtgacttgcgcatggtcacaccgctgacacgtggcagagccgggattagaactcaggtcctcctggttcccaggcccgggctctctccactaggccacactgcttctttaggccaagctgcttctcagaccccAGAAGCAACATCTCTGGCTCCCAGAGGCACCCTACCCCGACAGTCACTCTCCCGATGGGTCGGTCATCCCTCACAGGGGCCGTGGAATCCTCCTGAAAGCAAACCCTGCCCGCCAGTCCGAGGGATCTGACCATCCGCTCCCGGGTCCCAGCCGATCTCTGTTTCCGGCAGTGAGGAGCTCCGGCTTCCCTCTGAGAGTAGATCCCAACCAGCTCTTTCTGGTTGGTGGAGCTTAAAAATGGGCCGCCGGGGAGAAGAAACCAAACACAAGCAAGAGCTCTGCCATTAGCCCAGGCCCACTCCTTTCGTCCTCTTCATCTGTCTGTGTCAGTGCTCACGAGTCCTGTGTGTTCTTTCTGCCTCCCGTGAGTGTCGATGTTATGCTCTTTAGACTCATATCAGAGAAAAGCATCGACAAGTGGCAGTCGcatgggaaggaggggggccgCTGAGCAGTGTTagtgccagccccctccccattgctcgtGGGCTGGGGGACTCCACCCCTTAACCCCTCAAAGGGGCAGCAAGTACCTCAGAAGTGGGGGGAAGCATATACCCAAGGCGCTCCCTGCTCCCCAGGTTCCCTCGATCTGGGAGACCGTTCTGGTCAACCCATCCCTGGGCAGTCGGGCAGGCGGGCCTCCATGGATCCATGCCTTcatggaggggtgggaaggggccagCCAACTGTCGCTCTCGGTTGCCACGGAGTTCCTTTTTGGGGGAGCTGGCACTTTCTGGAGGGAGCCGGCCCCCCCGTACGGTGGTGAGTATAGGTTAAGAGGTAGGTTGGGTCCTCAGGCAACGGCACATTCTCAGTGCCAAAGTGTCCGCGGTTCAAAGCCAAGGAGGAGACCGTTGCTAGTTCGCAGTCTATTGATGCTCTGGAGATCAGTCAGTATTCTGTGCCCAGTAGAAAATTCACCTCTCCAAGAAACCTTAATTTGAGAGAACTACACGATGGTAATCAGATTTTGCAAAGCTCTTTAACCTGCAAAAAGTAATCCAGCCCCAAGGTACTCCAAAAGATTGGCTTTGAGGACTA
This genomic stretch from Tachyglossus aculeatus isolate mTacAcu1 chromosome 22, mTacAcu1.pri, whole genome shotgun sequence harbors:
- the KCNC1 gene encoding potassium voltage-gated channel subfamily C member 1 isoform X1, which produces MGQGDDSDRIVINVGGTRHQTYRSTLRTLPGTRLAWLAEPDAHSHFDYDPRADEFFFDRHPGVFAHILNYYRTGKLHCPADVCGPLYEEELAFWGIDETDVEPCCWMTYRQHRDAEEALDSFGGAPLDNGADDPDNDGGAGDSGDGEDELEMTKRLALSDSPDGRPAGFWRRWQPRVWALFEDPYSSRYARYVAFASLFFILVSITTFCLETHERFNPIVNKTEIEIIRNGTQVRHYREAETEAFLTYIEGVCVVWFTFEFLMRIVFCPNKVEFIKNSLNIIDFVAILPFYLEVGLSGLSSKAAKDVLGFLRVVRFVRILRIFKLTRHFVGLRVLGHTLRASTNEFLLLIIFLALGVLIFATMIYYAERIGAKPNDPSASEHTHFKNIPIGFWWAVVTMTTLGYGDMYPQTWSGMLVGALCALAGVLTIAMPVPVIVNNFGMYYSLAMAKQKLPKKKKKHIPRPPQLGSPNYCKSVLNSPHHSTQSDTCPLAQEEILEMNRADSKLNGEVAKAALANEDCPHIDQALTPDEGLPFTRSGTRERYGPCFLLSTGEYPCPPDGGIRKGTFMRSYIGQLETQSSGAGVEGMRSV
- the KCNC1 gene encoding potassium voltage-gated channel subfamily C member 1 isoform X2 — its product is MGQGDDSDRIVINVGGTRHQTYRSTLRTLPGTRLAWLAEPDAHSHFDYDPRADEFFFDRHPGVFAHILNYYRTGKLHCPADVCGPLYEEELAFWGIDETDVEPCCWMTYRQHRDAEEALDSFGGAPLDNGADDPDNDGGAGDSGDGEDELEMTKRLALSDSPDGRPAGFWRRWQPRVWALFEDPYSSRYARYVAFASLFFILVSITTFCLETHERFNPIVNKTEIEIIRNGTQVRHYREAETEAFLTYIEGVCVVWFTFEFLMRIVFCPNKVEFIKNSLNIIDFVAILPFYLEVGLSGLSSKAAKDVLGFLRVVRFVRILRIFKLTRHFVGLRVLGHTLRASTNEFLLLIIFLALGVLIFATMIYYAERIGAKPNDPSASEHTHFKNIPIGFWWAVVTMTTLGYGDMYPQTWSGMLVGALCALAGVLTIAMPVPVIVNNFGMYYSLAMAKQKLPKKKKKHIPRPPQLGSPNYCKSVLNSPHHSTQSDTCPLAQEEILEMNRADSKLNGEVAKAALANEDCPHIDQALTPDEGLPFTRSGTRERYGPCFLLSTGEYPCPPDGGIRKDLCKESPVIAKYMPTEAVRVT